The DNA region TGGCGCGCGCTGGCGCCGTCGTGGTGTCTCGTCGCTGCCTCCTGCTCACCGCGCTCGCCGAGACCGACTTCGCGCGTCCAGTAGTACCAGTTCGAGACGAACCACGGGTTCGACTCGGCCACCTCGCGGAACTCGGCCTCCGAGAGACCGGTTCGCTCGGTGTGTGGGGTACGGAACCGAAAGCCGTCACCGTCGCGGTTCGCGCGTAACCCATCGAAGTCGACGCCGCCGGCCCCCCGCTCGTCGTCGTCACCGTCGCCGCCGTTGCCGTCCTCGACGGCCTCGACGAGCGCGTCGAGTTGCCCGGCGCGCATCAGTCACCCGCCGCGGGCGTCCCGCGCGTTCGCTTCCGGACGATTTCGACGGCGTCGTCGACGTCCGCACCGGCCTCGGCGGCGCGTTCGAGCACCACGTCGGCCATCAGCGCCTCGGTTCCGACCGCGCCCGCGTACCAGATGCGGTGGCCGTCGACCTCGGCGGGGACAGGGTAGCCCTCGCGATAGTCGTCGGTCAGTCCCACGTCCTCGGGGATGTCCTCCTGGGTGTGGAAGCCGTCGGCGATGAACAGCGGGACGACGACCACGTCGTCGCTCTCGAAGCAGTCGGTCACGTCGTCGACTTCGGGTTCTTCGTCCATGTACAGCGCCTGTACCTCGTCGAAGCGGTCCATCTCGCGGATGCGCTCGGCGTGGTACTCGATGGCTTTCGCGCTGTTCTCGTTGCGCTCGGTCCCGTGACCGACGACGGCGAGGCCGAACCCTTTTCCGACGTTTGGGTCGCCGGTCACCGACTCCGCGCGGCGGACGAGCACGTCGGTCATGGACTCGTGAGTGCCGACGGGACCGCAGTAGTGGACGCGCTGGTTCGTGTCGCTCGCGGTGAGCGTCGCGTGACTGGCGCTCAAGCCGTCGGACTCCCACTGTGAGACGTCCCACCCGTCGAGGCGAAGCTCACGAGGAATGACCTGCTCGGTGAAGTAGCCCTCGCTGATGAACATCGGGACGACGAACACCTCGTCGGATTCCACCGTCCTGAGCACCTCTCTGAGCGAGGGTTCTTCCTTCCAGAAACCGGTCTTCACCTCGTCGAACGCGCCGACGTCGCGGATGGTGTCCGCGTGGTCGTAGGTCGGGGCGCTCGAATCCGGGTTGAGGTGGGACCCGTGGGCCACGATGACCAGCGCTTGCATGTCTGACGCTGAGGGCGCGACGCTCTTAGGGACTTCGGGTCCGGCAGTCCGACCCGGTTCGTCTCGGGCGGTTTTCGTGCAATTCTGCAGCGGTTGGGAGGGGAGGCGTCAGCGGGGATTCGGTGTGGTTCGAGTGCGATTCGACTCCGATTCAGGCGTCGATGCAGACGCCGGTTCGGGGGATGCAGATGTGACTCCGTCGACCCAACGAGCGACGCGCGGTGAGTACTGCCACCGTCGCAAGCGTCAGTACGCCGACGCCCGCCAACACGAGGAGCGTCGCCATCGGATACGAGGCGACGACCATCGCGGCGAACGCCACGAGGAGGAAGACGAACGTCTGCACCACCGATTCTGTGGTCGTCGGGAGCGGTTCCGGGTGTGGTCTCATCACAGGTAGAGGGTGGGCCCCCACCGGCATAAGAGTAATCTGAATGATATTTCTGTACGCGATGTTACTGAAATTCGCTTCAGTCGGCGGTGCGACAGGGACCCTTCGGATTTTTCTCCGCTCCGTGAGAGTCGCGGCCATGTCACTAGCCGCAGACGCCCGCGAGGCCGCCCGCGAGCGACCGTTTCTGTTGACCGCACTCCGGGCGAGCGTCGTCAACTACAGCGCCGCCGCGACGCATCTCGATATCGACGGCGACACCGACGCCATCGCCACCGCGCTCCGTCGCTACGCGGAGGAGTTGCCGCCGCTGGAAATCGAAACGAGAGATACTCGCGTGACGATGAAGAGTGGTGTCGGCGTCGCCGACGCGGCGGACGCGGAGACGACGGACGAGGACGCGCTGTTGACGCTCGGCGGCAGCGCGGTCGTCGCCGACGGCGGGTCGCAGACGGCGATTGTGGCGACCGGCGAGGCGGACGTCGACGCGCTGGCGACGGTTCTCGGTCGGTTGCAGGCGAGCGAGATTCCAGTCGACGCGGCGGCGACGGCGGGGGATTCGCTCGTCGTGGTTGTCGGGAGACGGGATGGCGTGAACGCGCTTCGAGTCGTCGAGGCGGCGCTGGAGGCGGTTTCGGTTGCGGACATCCGGTAGACGACAGTCCGCGCCGCGACGGGGACGTGTCAGAACCGGTAAACGACACAATAGTTATTGAAACATGGTCTGACTCTTTCCGGGGGCGCGGAGGGGACCATGAGCACGACAAGTGAAAGCACCGACAGCACGACAGAACAGCGAGGACAGTACGACCTCGACGGCATTCGACAGCGAGCGGCCAGTCGCACAGAAGCGCTCACCGAGCGTCCACTCGACAGCGTTCACACGGTCGAGTACAACGACGAAGCGGGACGATGGCGCACACTCGTCGACGTGGTAGAGCGACGGTCGATTCCGGATACACAGGATATCTTGGGCGTGTACAGAATCGAGTTCGACGACCGAGGGAACGCGGTGGCGTTCGAACGACTCCAGCGGTACCGTCGTGGGGACCGGATTTCGTTCGTTCACTAGTACAGAGAGTCAGTATCAAATCGATCAATTCGGGCGACATTTATTGACACGCAGCATGATTGTGCAGTCATGACGTCGAATGAGACAGTTCTGACGTACGACGAGGACATCCGAAAGCCGTTGGACAGCAGTCGAGAGCGTACGTTTCACCAAGGCTGGCAGGATGCTCTAGACGACGGTCCCTACAGCGAAGGGACGTTCAACAGATTGAGTTGGCAGAACCTCGGCAACCGTCTCGGCTGTCTCTTTGGAGACGTTCCCGAAGAGATGCGAGACGAGCTCATGTTCTGGGCAGAACGCCAGCGCCGACTCGACTGATGCCACCGCGGATGGAGACGGCCGAATCGACCTGCTCGCTCCCCGACGCAGCGGGTTATCTACACCGAGAACCCGAACCGAACAGCGCCCGCCACCCCTTCGCACAGTTCTGAAAGGCCTAAATCCCATCCCGAACAATCCCTCGTCAATGACGCTGTCCGTGACCAACACCCTGACGGGCGAACGCGAGGAGTTCGAGCCGGGCGACCCCGACGATGTGCTGTTGTACGTCTGCGGGCTGACGGTCTCGGACGACGCACACCTCGGTCACGCCCGGGTGTGGACCCACTCGGACGTGATGCATCGCTGGCTGGCCCACGAGGGATACGGCGTCCGCCACGTCGAGAACTTCACCGACGTGAACGAGAAGATCGCCGCCCGAGCGGGCGAGGAGGGCCTCGGCGACACAGAGGGGGAAGTCGCCGAACAGTTCATGGCCTCGGTCATCGAGGACATGCGCGGGCTCAACCTCTTGCGTGCGGAAGTGTACCCCCGAGTGTCGGAACACGTCCCCGAAATCGTCGGCCTCATCGAGACGCTCGTGGAGAAGGGCTACGCCTACGAGTCCAACGGGTCAGTATACTTCGACGTGACCCAGTTCCCCGACTACGGCAAGCTCTCGAACCAGAACGTCGAGGAGATGGAGGCGCAGGGCGAAGCCGAGGAACGAAGCGAGAAGCGCCATCCCGCGGACTTCGCGCTCTGGAAGGCCGACGGCGTCAGCGACGTCGCCATCGCCGAACACCGTAAGGACGACCGGCCCATCGACGAGTCGACCGACCACGGCGAGACGTGGGAGTCGCCGTGGGGCGAGGGGCGACCGGGCTGGCACATCGAGTGCTCGGCGATGTCGATGACGCATCTCGGCGAGACGCTGGATATCCACGTCGGCGGCCACGACCTGGTGTTCCCGCACCACGAGAACGAAATCGCCCAGAGTGAAGCCGCGACAGGGGAGAAATTCGCCCGGTACTGGCTCCACACCGGGCTTCTGGAGACGAAGGGCGAGAAGATGAGTTCGAGTCTCGGTAACTTCTTCACCGTCTCGGGAGCCTTAGAGGAGTTCGGCGTCGACGTCGTCCGGACGTTCTACCTCTCGACGGGCTACGGCTCGAAACAGACGTTCAGCGAGGGTGCGATGGCCGAGGCGAGAGAACGCTGGGAGCGCCTCGAACGCGCCTACGAGGCGGCCTGCGACCGCCTCGACTCGACCGACGCGCGGACGAAAGTCGACGATCAGGAACTACGAGCGACCGTCGACGAGACGCACGAGGAGTTCGCCCGCGCGATGAACGACGATTTCAACGTCCGCGAGGCGATGGCCGCCCTGCTGGAGCTCGCCGCGGGCGTCAACCGCCACATCGAGAATCACGACGAGTACGACTATCGGGGCCTCCGCGAGGCCGTCGAGACGTTCGAGGAACTCGGCGGCGGCGTGTTCGGCCTCACCTTCGGCGACGAAGCGGGCGGCGACGTAGGTCTGGCCGACGACCTAATCGAACTCGTTCTCGACCTCCGGGAGTCCGAGCGCGAGGCGGGCAACTACGGGCGCGCCGACGACCTTCGCGACCGTCTCGAAGCCATCGGGATCGAAGTGCAGGACAGCGACGACGGCCCGACGTTCCGGTACTGAGTCGCCGAGTTCGCGTCGTCTGAGAGAAGTCTCCGAGAACCGACAACCTCTTCTCCTTTGTGATGTGCCAACATCCGACACCCTCATATCCGCACGGGCTCCTAACCTCCGGTAAGCGCGGGCGTCGCTGGTCGGCGTCGGCGCACCACCCCATGAAGTCAGACATCGATTACGAACGGTTGTACGAGGAGGTCATCCCCTCCGTCGTCTCCGTCTACGTCGCCGGACGCGGTCCGATGGGCGGCGCGGGGTCGGGGTTCGTCTACGACCGCAACCACGTCGTGACCAACGAACACGTCGTCCGCGGCGGCGACGGCGTCGAACTCCGGTTCAGCGACGGTCAGTGGCGCGAGGGCGAGGTCGTCGGCGTCGACGCCTACACCGACCTCGCGGTCGTCCGCGTCGAGAGCCTCCCCGAGACCGCGGTGCCGCTCCCCGTCGCCACCGAGAACCCGAAACCCGGCCGCCCCGTCGCGGCGCTCGGCAACCCGATGGGTCTCGACGGCTCCATCAGCGTCGGCATCGTCTCCGGGTCGAACCGCTCGATGCCCACCTCCGGCGGCTTCGCCATCCCGGACGTCGTCCAGACCGACGCGCCCATCAACCCCGGAAACAGCGGCGGGCCGTTGGTGGCGCTGAACGGGCGCGGTGACGGCGATTCGCCAAAGCTATCCTACGAAGTCGTCGGTGTCAACCGCGCCAAGCAGGGCGACAACATCGGTTTCGCCGTCTCCCCCGCCATCGTCTCGCAGGTGGTACCGGGACTCGTCGACGACGGCTTCTACCGCCACTCGTACCTCCGGACGCGGACGCTCGACGTGACGCCGACCGTCGCGCGGGCGAACCGACTCGACGACCCGCGGGGTGTCCTCGTCGTCGACGTGGCCGCCGGACCGACCGGCGGCGACGCGCTCCGCGGGTCGCGCTACTCACGGACCGTCCGCGGGCGCGAGGTGCCCGTCGGCGGCGATGTCATCGTCGGCAGTAACGGCCGCACGGTCAACTCCCACGAGCAGTTGATGCACTACCTCATCACCGAGACGCGTCCGGGCGAACCGGTCGACATCGACGTGCTGCGCGACGGCGAGGAGGCGACGCTGAGCGTGATTCTCGGCGAGCGACCGACGCTGAACGACGGACGCCCGCGGCGACGCGGCGGCCGCGGCGAGCGCATCCCCATCGACTGAGCGAGCGGCCCGTCGCGACCCCAATAGCTACGGTTTCGAGGCCGAAACCGAAGTCCATGGGCTACTGTCCCTACTGTGAGACCGAGCAGCGGGAACTCGTCGAGAGCGACACCGACCTCCGGTTCACGGACGGGACGGTCTGGGAGTGCTCCGAGTGCGGCGCAATTCTCGGCGTGACTCGGGTCGGCGTCTGAAACTGTTTTTGGCTCCTTCGCCGGCAGTCTTGAGATACGCCGGAGAAACTGGTCCGAGTATCGTGACTACCTGAAAGCCCTCGGCGCTCTCGACTCCCGCGGCTCGTTGCGCGCGTTCGCTCCTTGCAGCCGCTCACGTGCTTGCGTCGCCGGGGTTCGTCGAGAGTGCCTCGCCCTTTCGATCCACCAGGGGTGTGGTTGTTTCACTGACCGAAGCTGGCGGTGGATCGAGCCTCGTCTGAATAGTGTCCTTTCGCCGACACTGTGTTTTATCACCGAAGACGGGACCATCCTGTCGTGCGTTCGACGACGAGAGCCGAGAGGTGTTCGTGCTCCGCTAATCCGTACGCGGGATGGCGAACGCCCCCGCGGCGAAGAAGACGACGGCGAGGACGGCGACGATAGCGAGATTCGCGAGAACCGTCGCGTCGCCCACGCCTGCACCTTCGTACGTCAGCGCCCGCACCCCGCGCGAGAAGTACGTCAACGGCGAGAGGTTCACCACCGGCCCGAACCACTCCGGGAGCAACGCGGGCGTGACGAACGTCTCCGAGAGGAACAAAAGCGGAATCGCCACCGCGTTGCTCGCGGCGATGACGCCGTCTTGGGAGTCGGCGACGCTGCCCAGCACGGAGCCGAGCCCACAGAAGGTCGCGACGCCGAGTCCGACGAACGGAACGAGGAGCAGGAGACTCGGGGAGAGCGGTATGTCGGCCCCGGTCGCGACGACCATCAGCACGAGGATGAGAAGCGCCGCGAGGCCGATGACGACGACGTTGACGAGCGTCTGCGCGAGCAGCCATTCCGCGCGCGACAGCGGCGTCGTCGCCAGTTTCTCGAAACGGTTGCCCTCGCGGTGACGGGCGATCTCGCTGCCGACGCGCGACAGCGGCGTGAACAGTACGACGGTGGCGAGGTAGCCCGGCACGTAGTACGCCTGCGGTTCGGCGAACAGGCCACCGCCGGTCGGTTGGGTCTGCACCAGCGCGCCGAAGATGAGCACGAGAATGACCGGGAAGAAGAACGTGAAGAACACCGCTGTCCGGCGACGGAGGAAGGAGCTCCAGGCCGCGCCGAACTCGGCACGTACTCTGCCGGTCGCCGTCATCGGTCACCTCCGGAGCCGGCGGGCGCGCCGGCGTCGACGGGTTCGGATTCGGCGCTATCGGCGTCTGTGGCCTCTGCGGCGTCGGCCGCGGCGGTCGTCTCCGCGGTCGACCGGTCGACTGCGGCGAACTCGTCGCCGGTGAGATGGAGGTAGACATCTTCGAGGTCCGGTTGCTTCCAGGTCAGCGCGTCGTATTCGATGTCCGCGGATTCGAGCGCGTCGACGGCCGGGCCGATGGCTCTGGGGTCGACGTTGCGGAAGGCGAGTTCGTCGCCGGCGACCGCGAGATCGAAGGTCGGGTTCTCTTTCGAGAGGGCGTCGACCGCCGCGTCGGGCGCGGACTCGGGCCGGACGACGAGTCGGCTCTCGCCGCCGTACTCGGTGACGAGCGAGTCGGGCGTGCCGACCGCGACCAGTTTCCCGTCGGCGAGCAGACCGACGCGGTCGGAGAGCCGTTCGACCTCGGCCATCGAGTGACTCGTCAGAAACACCGTCGTGCCGCCCGCCGCGAGATCTTCGAGGAGCGCCCACAGCGACCGGCGACCGGCGGGGTCGATGCCGGTCGTCGGTTCGTCCAAGAAGAGCAACTCGGGGTCGTTGACGAGCGAGACGCCGACGCAGACGCGCCGCTGCTGTCCGCCCGAGAGGTTCTCGTACCACGTGTCGGCCGCGTCGCTCAGTCCCACGTCGGCCAGCACATTGTCAGGGCTCCGGGAGCTGTCGTACAGGCCGGCGTAGTAGGCGACGAGTTCGCGGGCGGTGAGCCGCGCGGGCGGCGAGAAGGACTGGGGGAGGAGGCTCACGCGCTGTTCGTCGGCGTCTTCGGGGTCGCCGCCGAAGACGCGAATCTCCCCGTCCGCGCGGGTCGTCCCGGTGAGCGCGCGAACGAGCGTCGTCTTGCCCGCGCCGTTCGGGCCGATGAGACCGAACACCTCCCCCGCGCCGACCGACAGCGAGACGCCGTCCAGCGCGACGGTGTCCTCGTACCGCTTTCGCACGTCGTCGGCGACCAGTACCTCGTCCATGGTCGGACTCGGAGCGTTTCGGCCGTAAGGATTCGGATTCCCCCTCGGTCACGCGGCGTGGTTCGACTCTCGGATACGGTTCGGCTCCCGGACACCGTCCGACAGCCGTGCGTCCGTCAGCGCGTCAGTCGTCGTCTCCGGGTTCGACGGCCTTCGCCGCTTCGGCCGTGGCGTCGACCGATGTGTCGCGCTCGCCGTCGAACGCGCCGATGTCGACGGTCTCTCGGCTCTCGGCCGCTTCGTACGCCGCCTCCGTGAGCGCCGTCACGCGGACGGCGTCGCTCGCCGGGATGACGAGTTCAGCGTCGGCGCGGACGGCGTCGACGAAGTTCTGGAGTTTTCTCTCGGTGAGTTCCTCGAACTGGGGTTCGGGGGCGTCCTCGGCTTCGACCTCGCCGCCGGACTCGACGGTCAGCGTGTCGTCGGCGAGGCTGATTCGGCCCTCAGTCCCCCAGAGATGCAGTCCCTCGCCAGGGGCGGGCGTACTGCGACCCGCGCCGGAGACGCCGACGCTCGCCGAGATCCGGTCGCCGTCGCGGTCGAGCGTCACCGCGAGCGCGCTGTTGACGTCCACGTCGTGGCCGCGGTCGTCGACGACGGCGGCGACCGAGAGGGGGTCGGCGCGCGTGGTCCACAGCAGCGCGTCGAGCAGATGCGAGCCGGAGTCGTACAGTTGTCCACCACCGGAGAGCGCCGGGTTACCGCGCCACTGTTCCTCGGCGATCGATATCCACACCTGTTCGAGGAAGCAGACAACCATGTGGAGGTCGCCGATTGCGCCCTCGTCGACGAGGCGACGAATCTTCCGGAAGCGCGGGTCGAGGTGGCGCTGGTAACCGACCGCGAGCGTGAGGTCGGCCTCGTCTGCTCGTTTCTGGAGGTCGCGGGCGTGGTCGAGGTCGGTCACCATCGGCTTCTCGAGGTGGACGTGGACACCCCGGTCGAGACAGGCGCGGGCTTGCTCGTAGTGGAGCGTGTGCGGGGTGACGATACAGGCGGCGTCGGCGTCCTCGACGTCGAGCATCTCCTCGTACGACTCGTACGTCGGCACGTCGTGCTCCTCGGCGAACGCCTCGCGGGCGTCAGGCGAGACGTCCGCCCCGGCGACGAGGTCGACCCCGTCGAGGGCGGCGAGCGTTCGAAGTTCGAGGCGGCCGAGGTCACCGAGTCCGATTCCTACAACGTTCACGGCCGGAGAAGCATGGGAGTGGGTATCAATCCGTCGGAGTCGGCGCGACTGTGCGACTCGATTCGGAGGGTTTCCGGTACTCACAGCCTTTTGCCTGATGCCGCCGAGCGGTCGGTATGGAGTACCGACAACTCGGGGCGACGGGAACGCGCGTCTCCTCTCTCTGTTACGGCACGTGGCGATTCGGCATGAAGAGCAGCGGCGAGTACGAGACCGACCGCGACGAGGCACACGAACTCTTGGACGCCTACGAGGCTGGCGGCGGCAACTTCATCGACACCGCGAACGTCTACGGCGACCCCAACGGCACGAGCGAAGACTGGATCGGCGACTGGTTGGCCGAACGCGACCGCGAGGAGTTCGTCGTCGCCTCGAAGGTGTACTTCCCCTTCGACGACGAGAATCCCAACGGAAGGGGACTCTCGCGGACCCACATCAGAAACCAGATAGAGGGCACGCTCGACCGACTCGGTACCGACTATCTGGACCTCTACTACATCCACCGCTGGGACGAGAACACGCCCATCGAGGAGACCCTCCAGACTTTGAACGGCCTCGTCGAGGAGGGGACGGTGAACTACCTCGGCGCGTCGACGATGGCGGCGTGGCAGTTGACGAAGGCGCTCTGGAAGTCGGACGCCCACGACTACGCCCGGTTCGACGTCACCCAGCCGATGTTCCACGCGGCGCAGACCGACGTCGACGACTACCTCGACGTGTGCGCGGACCAGGACATCGCCGTCTGCCCGTACTCGCCGCTGGCGGGCGGCTTTCTCACCGGCAAGTACGAACGCGACGACGACGGGAACGCCGTCGGCCCCGACGGGTCACGGGCGAACCTCGTCGACTACTTCCAGGACGCCTACGTCTCCGAGCGCGGCTGGGAGGTGCTCGACGCCGTCCGCGAGGTCGCCGACGAAGTCGACGCGACGCCCGCACAGGTCGCGCTCCGCTGGCTCGTCGACCAGCGCGAGTTCGACTGCATCCCCATCGTCGGTGCGCGCACCGTCGACCAGATGGAGGAGAATCTCGGGGCCGTCGACGTGACGCTCTCCGACGACCAGTACGACCGCATCGCCGACGCGCGCACCGGCGACGAGGAGTAGTTTCCGAACCCGCTGCCGGCGACTCCACACTTTTCGTTTTCGCTCTCGAACACGCCGTATGGAGTACCGACAACTTGGGTCGACGGGGACGCGCGTCTCCGCGCTCTGTTACGGCACGTGGCGCTTCGGACGTAAGACCGACGGGACGAACGAGACCGAACGCAGCGAGGCGCACGACCTGCTCGATGTCTTCGCCGAGCGCGGCGGGAACTTCATCGACACCGCGAACGTCTACGGCGACCCCAACGGCACGAGCGAGGAGTGGATCGGTGACTGGTTGGCCGAGCGTGACCGCGAGGAGTTCGTCGTCGCCTCGAAAGTGTACTTCCCCTTCGACGAGGACAACCCGAACGGGAGAGGGCTGTCGCGGACGCACATCAGAAACCAAATCGAAGGGACGCTCGACAGATTGGGGACCGACTACCTCGACCTCTACTACATTCACCGCTGGGACGAGGACACGCCGATAGAGGAGACCCTCCAGACGCTCGATGGGTTGGTCGAAGACGGCCGGGTCAACTATCTGGGCGCGTCGACGATGGCGGCGTGGCAGTTGACGAAGGCGCTCTGGAACTCCGACGTCCACGACTACGCCCGGTTCGACGTGACCCAACCGCTGTTCCACGCGGGCTACTACGAGGACGTGAAAGAGTATCTCGACGTGTGTGCCGACCAGGATATCGGGGTCTGCCCGTACTCGCCGCTGGCTGGGGGATTCCTGACCGGCAAGTACGAACGCGCCGACGAGGACGACCCGCAAGCGGTTCGCGGCCCCGACGGGTCGCGGGCGAACATCGACGAGCGATTCGGCGACTACTACGTCTCCGAGCGCGGGTGGCGGGTGCTCGACGCCGTCCGCGAGGTCGCCGACGAAGTCGACGCCTCGCCCGCGCAGGTCGCGCTTCGCTGGCTGATGCAGATAGAGCAGTTCACCTGCATCCCCATCGTCGGCGCGCGCACCGAAGAGCAGTTGGAGGAGAACCTCGGCGCGGTCGACGTGAGCCTCAGTCAGGAGCAACACGACCGGATTCTCGAGGCGCGCTACGACGAGAGCGGCGGTATCTGGGGACACTGAGCCGGCGACGTCCGCGGGCACAGCGGCGACGGTACGGGGAGAACGGCGTCGTCCGCGGCGCCGATCGATTTTTCGCCCCCGTCGCCGACGACGGAGACGTGAGCGATCCGACGACCGAACGCGATTCGATTCGCCGCGCCTACGACGCCATCGCCGACGACTACGCGGCCGCCTGCTCCGACGCGCCGCCGGAGACGGTGTTGCTCGACTCGCTGTGCGACTCGCTCGACGCCGGCGCACGAGTGCTCGACGCGGGGTGCGGTAACGGTGTCCCCATCTCTGTGGACCTATCCGACGAGTTCGAGGTCGTCGGCCTCGACTTCTCGCGCGAGCAGTTGCGCTGCCACCTCGCGGCGGCACCGACGGCCCGACGCGTCCAAGGAGACATGACGGCGCTTCCGTTCGCCACCGACGCGTTCGACGTCGTCTGCGCGTTCCACTCGCTCATCCACGTCCCGACGGCACAACACGGAGACGTGTTAGCGGAGTTCGCTCGCGTACTCCGTCCCGGTGGCCGAGTGCTATTCTCGACGGGCGAGGGGGCGTGGACCGGGTCGAACCCCGACTGGTTGGACAGCGGTGTCGAGATGCGCTGGAGTTTCCCCGGTCTACCGAGGACCCTCGAACTGCTCGACGCGGCCGGGTTTCAGCAGCTCGACGTTCGGCGAATCGACGACGAGTTAGCCGAAGAGGACGACGACGACGACGGTTACTTCCCCTTCGTCTTGGCGCGACTGCGAGCGTAGGTTCGGATTCGTTTCGCAGCCGAACTGCGGCTCAGGCCTCGCCGAGCTGGTTCCGGACACCTTCCGCGATGGCGTCGACGTCGTACTCGTCGCCCTCGTCCTTGTCGAACACCACCTCGTCGTCGGCGGTGACGCGGAGCACGCCGTGGTCACCGGTGACGAGCGCGACGGAGTCGAGTTCCTGTCCGAACTCCTCCAGTAACTGGTGTTGAATCTGTTCGGCGCGGTCGAGGTAGCCGCACGGGACGCAGTACTCGATGTTGACGGATGTCATGTGCGCACGTACGACAGCCGCCGGGTTAAAACTCGGGCCGGGGAGTAGAGAGGTGAGTA from Haloprofundus halobius includes:
- a CDS encoding CbiX/SirB N-terminal domain-containing protein, which produces MQALVIVAHGSHLNPDSSAPTYDHADTIRDVGAFDEVKTGFWKEEPSLREVLRTVESDEVFVVPMFISEGYFTEQVIPRELRLDGWDVSQWESDGLSASHATLTASDTNQRVHYCGPVGTHESMTDVLVRRAESVTGDPNVGKGFGLAVVGHGTERNENSAKAIEYHAERIREMDRFDEVQALYMDEEPEVDDVTDCFESDDVVVVPLFIADGFHTQEDIPEDVGLTDDYREGYPVPAEVDGHRIWYAGAVGTEALMADVVLERAAEAGADVDDAVEIVRKRTRGTPAAGD
- a CDS encoding DUF7523 family protein, which gives rise to MSLAADAREAARERPFLLTALRASVVNYSAAATHLDIDGDTDAIATALRRYAEELPPLEIETRDTRVTMKSGVGVADAADAETTDEDALLTLGGSAVVADGGSQTAIVATGEADVDALATVLGRLQASEIPVDAAATAGDSLVVVVGRRDGVNALRVVEAALEAVSVADIR
- the gvpO gene encoding gas vesicle protein GvpO — protein: MSTTSESTDSTTEQRGQYDLDGIRQRAASRTEALTERPLDSVHTVEYNDEAGRWRTLVDVVERRSIPDTQDILGVYRIEFDDRGNAVAFERLQRYRRGDRISFVH
- the cysS gene encoding cysteine--tRNA ligase; translated protein: MTLSVTNTLTGEREEFEPGDPDDVLLYVCGLTVSDDAHLGHARVWTHSDVMHRWLAHEGYGVRHVENFTDVNEKIAARAGEEGLGDTEGEVAEQFMASVIEDMRGLNLLRAEVYPRVSEHVPEIVGLIETLVEKGYAYESNGSVYFDVTQFPDYGKLSNQNVEEMEAQGEAEERSEKRHPADFALWKADGVSDVAIAEHRKDDRPIDESTDHGETWESPWGEGRPGWHIECSAMSMTHLGETLDIHVGGHDLVFPHHENEIAQSEAATGEKFARYWLHTGLLETKGEKMSSSLGNFFTVSGALEEFGVDVVRTFYLSTGYGSKQTFSEGAMAEARERWERLERAYEAACDRLDSTDARTKVDDQELRATVDETHEEFARAMNDDFNVREAMAALLELAAGVNRHIENHDEYDYRGLREAVETFEELGGGVFGLTFGDEAGGDVGLADDLIELVLDLRESEREAGNYGRADDLRDRLEAIGIEVQDSDDGPTFRY
- a CDS encoding S1C family serine protease: MKSDIDYERLYEEVIPSVVSVYVAGRGPMGGAGSGFVYDRNHVVTNEHVVRGGDGVELRFSDGQWREGEVVGVDAYTDLAVVRVESLPETAVPLPVATENPKPGRPVAALGNPMGLDGSISVGIVSGSNRSMPTSGGFAIPDVVQTDAPINPGNSGGPLVALNGRGDGDSPKLSYEVVGVNRAKQGDNIGFAVSPAIVSQVVPGLVDDGFYRHSYLRTRTLDVTPTVARANRLDDPRGVLVVDVAAGPTGGDALRGSRYSRTVRGREVPVGGDVIVGSNGRTVNSHEQLMHYLITETRPGEPVDIDVLRDGEEATLSVILGERPTLNDGRPRRRGGRGERIPID
- a CDS encoding ABC transporter permease, with product MTATGRVRAEFGAAWSSFLRRRTAVFFTFFFPVILVLIFGALVQTQPTGGGLFAEPQAYYVPGYLATVVLFTPLSRVGSEIARHREGNRFEKLATTPLSRAEWLLAQTLVNVVVIGLAALLILVLMVVATGADIPLSPSLLLLVPFVGLGVATFCGLGSVLGSVADSQDGVIAASNAVAIPLLFLSETFVTPALLPEWFGPVVNLSPLTYFSRGVRALTYEGAGVGDATVLANLAIVAVLAVVFFAAGAFAIPRTD
- a CDS encoding ABC transporter ATP-binding protein; amino-acid sequence: MDEVLVADDVRKRYEDTVALDGVSLSVGAGEVFGLIGPNGAGKTTLVRALTGTTRADGEIRVFGGDPEDADEQRVSLLPQSFSPPARLTARELVAYYAGLYDSSRSPDNVLADVGLSDAADTWYENLSGGQQRRVCVGVSLVNDPELLFLDEPTTGIDPAGRRSLWALLEDLAAGGTTVFLTSHSMAEVERLSDRVGLLADGKLVAVGTPDSLVTEYGGESRLVVRPESAPDAAVDALSKENPTFDLAVAGDELAFRNVDPRAIGPAVDALESADIEYDALTWKQPDLEDVYLHLTGDEFAAVDRSTAETTAAADAAEATDADSAESEPVDAGAPAGSGGDR
- a CDS encoding Gfo/Idh/MocA family protein — translated: MNVVGIGLGDLGRLELRTLAALDGVDLVAGADVSPDAREAFAEEHDVPTYESYEEMLDVEDADAACIVTPHTLHYEQARACLDRGVHVHLEKPMVTDLDHARDLQKRADEADLTLAVGYQRHLDPRFRKIRRLVDEGAIGDLHMVVCFLEQVWISIAEEQWRGNPALSGGGQLYDSGSHLLDALLWTTRADPLSVAAVVDDRGHDVDVNSALAVTLDRDGDRISASVGVSGAGRSTPAPGEGLHLWGTEGRISLADDTLTVESGGEVEAEDAPEPQFEELTERKLQNFVDAVRADAELVIPASDAVRVTALTEAAYEAAESRETVDIGAFDGERDTSVDATAEAAKAVEPGDDD
- a CDS encoding aldo/keto reductase, coding for MEYRQLGATGTRVSSLCYGTWRFGMKSSGEYETDRDEAHELLDAYEAGGGNFIDTANVYGDPNGTSEDWIGDWLAERDREEFVVASKVYFPFDDENPNGRGLSRTHIRNQIEGTLDRLGTDYLDLYYIHRWDENTPIEETLQTLNGLVEEGTVNYLGASTMAAWQLTKALWKSDAHDYARFDVTQPMFHAAQTDVDDYLDVCADQDIAVCPYSPLAGGFLTGKYERDDDGNAVGPDGSRANLVDYFQDAYVSERGWEVLDAVREVADEVDATPAQVALRWLVDQREFDCIPIVGARTVDQMEENLGAVDVTLSDDQYDRIADARTGDEE